Proteins from one Cellulosilyticum lentocellum DSM 5427 genomic window:
- a CDS encoding ABC-F family ATP-binding cassette domain-containing protein, producing the protein MIISCSNIKKTFIDREILKNISFHIEDHEKVALIGNNGVGKTTLFKILTKELEPDEGTITSTKDCTIGYLKQHMELDSTATVYEELLHVFDEVIALEEKLHAMEAEIAKTGSLELIHKYDAERMVFENSKGYEYKSLVKGVLKGLGFDESIYDKPVSILSGGQKNRVALGKLLLQEPSLLLLDEPTNHLDIEAIEWLEGFLRSYKGAVLIISHDRYFLDKIVTKVVHLEFGRSFVYNGNYSDYIIKSEKEYEVAMKHFEKQQKEIAHQQAVIAKLKQFNREKSIKRARSREKALEKVEVMDMPMIDNKPMQLVLTPRVVSGNDVLSISELSKTFDTSPIFSHMNMEIKKGDKVALVGPNGVGKTTVFRMILDQMTPTTGTLKLGSNVIVGYYDQEHATLDTSNTIMEEIQGTFPELKNGEIRNVLAAFLFTNDDVFKPISSLSGGEKGRVALAKIMLSKANFLILDEPTNHLDILSKEILESAILNYEGTVLYVSHDRYFINQTASKIIDMSKDGTMEYLGDYDYYIEKKKELTASAPQQTNVVVEEATAATTNKEDWQKQKEEQTRVRRIQNQMAKLETAISEAEEKIADIDAQLCLEEVYSNYDKSSLLLAEKENLNATITKYYEEWEALSETL; encoded by the coding sequence ATGATTATTTCATGTAGCAATATCAAGAAAACATTTATTGACCGAGAAATCTTAAAAAATATTAGTTTTCATATCGAAGACCATGAGAAAGTAGCTTTAATAGGAAATAATGGTGTAGGTAAAACAACCCTTTTTAAAATTCTAACTAAGGAATTAGAACCAGATGAAGGTACCATTACTTCTACTAAAGACTGCACCATAGGTTACTTAAAACAACATATGGAGTTAGATTCTACAGCTACCGTCTATGAGGAACTCCTACATGTATTTGATGAAGTCATTGCCTTAGAAGAAAAACTTCATGCCATGGAAGCTGAAATCGCTAAGACTGGTTCTTTAGAACTCATTCATAAATATGATGCTGAACGTATGGTATTTGAAAATAGTAAGGGTTATGAATACAAAAGTTTAGTCAAAGGCGTTCTTAAAGGCTTAGGCTTTGATGAAAGCATTTATGATAAACCAGTGTCTATTTTATCAGGGGGGCAAAAAAATCGTGTTGCTCTAGGTAAGCTCCTACTTCAAGAGCCTAGTTTATTACTCTTAGACGAGCCTACCAACCATTTAGACATTGAAGCTATCGAATGGCTAGAAGGCTTTTTACGTAGCTATAAAGGTGCTGTCCTTATTATTTCCCATGACCGTTACTTCTTAGATAAAATCGTCACTAAAGTCGTTCACTTAGAATTTGGACGTAGCTTTGTTTACAACGGTAACTACAGCGACTACATCATCAAAAGTGAAAAAGAATATGAAGTGGCTATGAAACACTTTGAAAAACAGCAAAAGGAAATTGCCCACCAACAAGCGGTTATTGCTAAGCTAAAACAATTTAACAGGGAAAAATCTATTAAACGCGCTCGTAGCCGTGAAAAAGCTTTAGAAAAAGTAGAAGTCATGGATATGCCAATGATTGATAACAAACCTATGCAGCTGGTGCTCACCCCAAGAGTTGTAAGTGGCAATGATGTCTTAAGCATTAGTGAATTAAGTAAAACCTTTGATACCAGCCCGATTTTTAGTCATATGAATATGGAAATCAAAAAAGGGGATAAAGTAGCTCTCGTAGGTCCTAATGGCGTTGGTAAAACCACTGTTTTCCGTATGATTTTAGATCAAATGACTCCTACAACGGGTACCCTAAAATTAGGAAGCAATGTTATTGTAGGCTATTACGATCAAGAACATGCTACCTTAGATACTTCTAACACCATTATGGAAGAAATCCAAGGTACTTTCCCAGAACTTAAAAATGGAGAAATCCGTAATGTACTGGCTGCTTTTCTCTTTACGAATGATGATGTTTTTAAACCCATTAGTAGCTTAAGCGGTGGTGAAAAAGGCCGTGTCGCATTAGCCAAAATCATGCTTTCTAAAGCCAATTTTCTCATCTTAGATGAGCCGACTAACCACTTAGATATTCTTTCAAAGGAAATTCTAGAAAGTGCCATATTAAACTATGAAGGCACTGTCCTTTATGTTTCCCATGACCGTTATTTTATCAATCAAACAGCAAGTAAAATCATTGATATGTCTAAAGACGGCACCATGGAATATTTAGGAGACTATGATTATTATATAGAAAAGAAAAAGGAGCTTACTGCTTCAGCTCCTCAGCAAACCAACGTTGTTGTAGAAGAAGCTACTGCTGCTACCACTAATAAAGAAGATTGGCAAAAGCAAAAAGAAGAGCAAACCAGAGTACGCCGTATTCAAAACCAAATGGCCAAGCTAGAAACAGCTATTAGCGAAGCTGAAGAAAAAATAGCTGATATTGACGCCCAGCTTTGCCTAGAGGAAGTCTACAGTAACTATGATAAAAGCAGCCTACTACTGGCAGAAAAAGAAAACTTAAATGCTACCATTACCAAGTATTATGAAGAATGGGAAGCCTTAAGCGAGACACTATAA
- a CDS encoding DUF5050 domain-containing protein, with the protein MKIRKVGFLWLISMLIISSFIGCQSKEEHLQVDTPSSHKSEAVAPEEEEVKWEDWLYFREDTKNTLVRMALGRQKEERVADHISQWLLEEDQILYTTQEDWESLDTSTEPLTIINELLIANLDGSEAKLLAGKESTLDVAIPYEGRQSYLRYGPLGVVDSWVYFNVSIGLSGTDASQSIIFRMHSNGEDLEEVCKLKSNDMVYSFGVIGETMYFTSGYMQDNYDLTLYQVDLETKISQVLTERGVVLGKYEEALYYEETTGDNGVNNYQINKIVSGQSENYIEKVTSIDHTSDALYFNLQEHNIYIGHKIFNEGYGEFVKYNEVYDLKKKETRVSLPDEQGFPGGGSSTKVISTKGTATYYLQYLNEWNWLSDLKVVDTSTNTETVLKKEIIEPKLIRLQMQNNQ; encoded by the coding sequence GTGAAGATAAGAAAAGTGGGGTTTCTATGGCTAATAAGTATGCTGATAATAAGCAGTTTCATAGGTTGTCAAAGTAAGGAGGAGCATTTGCAGGTTGATACGCCATCTTCTCATAAGTCTGAAGCTGTGGCGCCAGAGGAAGAAGAGGTGAAATGGGAGGACTGGTTGTATTTTCGAGAAGATACTAAAAACACCTTAGTGCGCATGGCATTAGGGAGACAAAAAGAAGAAAGGGTAGCAGATCATATCAGTCAGTGGCTTTTAGAGGAAGATCAAATACTTTATACGACTCAGGAAGACTGGGAGAGCTTAGACACAAGTACAGAGCCTCTTACCATAATAAATGAACTACTGATTGCAAATCTAGATGGAAGTGAAGCTAAACTACTGGCAGGTAAGGAAAGTACCCTTGATGTAGCTATACCATATGAAGGAAGGCAAAGCTATTTGAGATACGGACCTTTAGGGGTAGTAGACAGTTGGGTTTATTTTAATGTTTCCATAGGACTTTCTGGTACAGATGCTAGTCAAAGCATCATTTTTCGAATGCATTCTAATGGAGAAGATTTAGAAGAGGTTTGTAAACTAAAAAGCAATGACATGGTCTATTCCTTTGGTGTAATAGGCGAGACTATGTATTTTACCAGTGGTTATATGCAAGACAATTATGACCTTACCTTATATCAAGTAGACTTAGAAACAAAAATAAGTCAAGTCCTAACTGAGCGAGGGGTAGTATTAGGTAAGTATGAAGAGGCATTATATTATGAAGAAACCACTGGTGATAATGGCGTTAATAATTATCAAATTAATAAGATAGTAAGTGGTCAATCAGAAAATTATATAGAGAAAGTGACTAGCATTGATCATACTAGTGACGCGCTCTATTTTAATTTACAGGAACATAACATTTATATAGGCCATAAAATCTTTAATGAGGGGTATGGTGAATTTGTTAAATATAATGAGGTGTATGATTTAAAGAAAAAAGAAACAAGAGTAAGTTTGCCTGATGAACAAGGCTTTCCAGGAGGAGGGTCAAGTACAAAGGTCATTAGTACAAAGGGTACAGCAACGTATTACTTACAGTACCTCAATGAATGGAATTGGCTTAGTGATTTAAAAGTAGTGGATACATCTACTAATACAGAGACTGTCCTTAAAAAAGAGATTATAGAACCTAAGCTGATACGCTTGCAGATGCAAAATAATCAGTAA
- the splB gene encoding spore photoproduct lyase encodes MFIPKRVIFEKGALDYPLGTELYNYFNEQSGIELFQVATNQVKRQIPGDELHKQYQHGKQTLVVGVKKSLKFQSCKPSAHYQLPLVSGCMGQCEYCYLNTQLGDKPFVRVHVNIDDILKQAAHYIHERLPEITLFEGAATSDPLPVEPYTHSLAKCITFFGQEEHARFRFVSKYNDIKGLLDLPHHGHTEIRFSLNTPTIINAYEHHTASAKLRIKACSDLAAKGYPVGFILAPVFLYPNWEEEYHQLLLEIKEAFPVKPLYPIIFEVISHRYTLRAKNRINEIFPENTLPMVEDERQFKYGQFGYGKYIYPKDQLAAMKTFFTKELDALFPYKDLKYII; translated from the coding sequence ATGTTTATTCCCAAACGTGTTATATTCGAGAAAGGTGCCCTTGATTATCCCTTAGGCACTGAGCTTTATAACTATTTTAATGAACAAAGCGGCATTGAACTTTTTCAAGTAGCCACTAATCAAGTGAAACGTCAAATTCCTGGTGATGAGCTTCATAAGCAATATCAGCATGGCAAACAAACCTTAGTGGTTGGTGTGAAAAAAAGTCTTAAGTTCCAAAGCTGTAAGCCTTCTGCTCACTATCAACTTCCACTTGTAAGTGGTTGCATGGGACAATGTGAATACTGCTATCTGAATACGCAACTTGGTGATAAACCTTTTGTTCGGGTCCATGTGAATATAGATGATATTCTTAAACAAGCAGCGCATTATATCCATGAACGTCTACCAGAAATAACGCTTTTTGAAGGTGCTGCTACCTCAGACCCTCTCCCTGTTGAACCTTATACCCATTCACTGGCCAAATGTATTACCTTCTTTGGTCAGGAGGAGCATGCACGTTTCCGTTTTGTTAGTAAATATAATGATATTAAAGGCTTACTAGATCTTCCTCATCATGGTCATACAGAAATTCGGTTTAGTTTAAATACACCAACAATCATCAATGCCTATGAGCATCATACGGCTTCTGCTAAGCTTAGGATTAAAGCTTGTAGTGATTTAGCAGCTAAAGGGTATCCTGTTGGTTTTATCCTTGCTCCTGTTTTTCTTTATCCGAATTGGGAAGAAGAATATCATCAGCTTCTTCTAGAAATCAAGGAAGCTTTTCCTGTAAAACCTCTTTACCCTATTATTTTCGAGGTTATTTCTCATCGCTATACCCTAAGAGCTAAGAATCGTATTAATGAAATCTTCCCGGAAAACACCTTACCCATGGTAGAAGATGAAAGACAATTCAAATATGGTCAGTTTGGTTATGGTAAATATATTTATCCTAAAGATCAGCTTGCAGCTATGAAAACTTTCTTTACGAAAGAATTAGATGCACTTTTTCCCTATAAAGATTTAAAATATATTATTTAA
- a CDS encoding helix-turn-helix transcriptional regulator has protein sequence MQVERLFEIVFILLHKEKVTAKWLAEKFEVSTRTIYRDLDTLSSAGIPIYTNKGNGGGISILEGFKLEKTFLSEAEQNDILFGLQCLGATGYKERSQALNKLGQLFRREDYHWIQVDFTPWGDQGNVENNFNVLRYSIIHRQVVAFDYYSGVGEKTRRCIWPYRLVFKGKAWYVEGYCLLRKAIRLFKLTRIRQIEQGEESFLLEVLEEKMREVKPQPEIGEQGDCIAITLWVSKALAYRIYDEFEVEQVKLLADGNFEVNIDYIEYPEEDWFYNYLLSFGKEIEVKSPESVRVRLKEKIEAMLRHYC, from the coding sequence ATGCAAGTCGAACGGTTATTTGAGATTGTTTTTATTTTACTTCATAAAGAAAAAGTAACAGCTAAATGGTTAGCGGAAAAATTTGAAGTATCTACTAGGACGATTTATAGAGATTTAGATACTTTAAGTAGCGCTGGCATTCCTATTTATACGAATAAGGGAAATGGTGGTGGTATTAGTATATTAGAAGGGTTTAAACTGGAGAAGACTTTTTTATCTGAAGCAGAACAAAATGACATTTTATTTGGTCTTCAATGCTTAGGGGCAACAGGTTATAAAGAAAGGAGCCAGGCGCTTAATAAACTAGGACAGCTTTTTAGACGCGAAGATTATCATTGGATCCAAGTAGACTTTACGCCTTGGGGAGACCAAGGCAACGTAGAAAATAACTTTAATGTACTGAGATATAGTATTATTCATAGACAAGTCGTTGCTTTTGACTATTACAGCGGGGTAGGCGAAAAAACAAGAAGGTGTATCTGGCCTTATCGTTTAGTTTTTAAAGGAAAAGCCTGGTATGTAGAAGGGTATTGTTTACTTAGAAAAGCCATTAGACTTTTTAAACTAACGCGTATTAGGCAAATAGAACAGGGAGAAGAAAGTTTTCTATTGGAAGTGCTAGAGGAAAAAATGAGAGAGGTGAAGCCGCAGCCAGAAATAGGAGAACAAGGCGATTGTATTGCCATTACCTTATGGGTAAGTAAGGCTCTTGCCTATCGTATTTACGATGAATTTGAAGTAGAGCAGGTAAAGCTTCTAGCAGATGGGAATTTTGAGGTGAATATAGATTATATAGAGTACCCAGAAGAGGATTGGTTTTATAACTATCTCCTTTCTTTTGGAAAGGAGATAGAAGTCAAATCGCCAGAAAGTGTAAGAGTGAGGCTAAAGGAAAAGATAGAAGCTATGCTTAGGCACTATTGTTAA
- a CDS encoding CoA-disulfide reductase, which yields MRIIIIGGIAAGMSAAAKLRRLDKEAEVVVYEKSPHVSFGACGLPYYVGGFFDNEAQMLARTPQQLIASGIELYIEHEVLQVIPETKTLQIKDLKAGTIKEDHYDTLMIATGASSIMPPIENLNLKNVHTLRSMADGKALREALRKPEVKRVGIIGAGFIGLEAVEAAKALGKEVAVFQLEDRILKEVFDQEVTELLEAELKAHDVALYLNSKVTALRGEGYATHIVTENEEIPVDLVLLATGVRPNTAFLDNTDIERLRNGAIVVDQEGKTSLPGVYAAGDCATVPHLLKGEPAYIPLATSANKLGRIVGENLAGNHEVFEGTLGSSCIKLMNMEAGRTGLSEAEAESMGLDYKTVFITDKNQTDYYPGQEDLSIKLIYDANTKILLGGQVVGRKDAVQRTNVLAVAIYARLTTKQLGMLDLCYAPPFARTWDAINIAGNVAK from the coding sequence ATGAGAATAATTATAATTGGAGGCATTGCAGCTGGTATGAGTGCAGCAGCAAAGCTTAGAAGACTAGACAAAGAAGCAGAGGTAGTGGTCTATGAAAAGTCACCACATGTTTCATTTGGCGCTTGTGGATTGCCTTATTATGTAGGAGGATTCTTCGATAATGAAGCACAAATGTTAGCAAGAACACCACAGCAGCTCATAGCGTCTGGAATTGAACTTTATATAGAACATGAGGTGCTTCAGGTGATACCTGAGACAAAAACCTTACAAATAAAAGATTTAAAAGCAGGAACTATTAAAGAAGATCATTATGACACTTTAATGATTGCCACAGGAGCTAGCAGTATTATGCCACCTATTGAAAACTTAAATCTTAAAAATGTCCATACCCTTCGTTCTATGGCAGATGGTAAAGCATTACGTGAAGCCCTAAGAAAACCAGAAGTAAAACGTGTGGGCATTATTGGAGCAGGGTTTATAGGTCTTGAAGCTGTAGAAGCTGCTAAAGCATTAGGAAAAGAAGTCGCTGTTTTTCAGTTAGAAGATCGTATTTTAAAAGAAGTATTTGATCAAGAGGTAACTGAGCTTTTAGAAGCAGAGCTTAAGGCTCATGATGTAGCACTTTATTTAAACAGTAAAGTAACAGCTCTTCGAGGAGAAGGCTATGCCACCCACATTGTTACAGAAAATGAAGAGATCCCTGTAGACTTAGTGCTTTTAGCAACAGGCGTAAGACCTAATACAGCATTCTTAGACAATACAGATATCGAGCGCTTACGTAATGGTGCCATTGTGGTAGACCAAGAAGGAAAGACCTCACTACCAGGGGTATATGCAGCAGGTGATTGTGCTACTGTGCCTCACTTATTAAAAGGAGAACCAGCTTATATCCCACTCGCAACAAGCGCTAATAAACTGGGGCGTATTGTGGGCGAAAATTTAGCTGGTAATCATGAAGTTTTTGAAGGAACCTTAGGTTCTAGCTGTATCAAGCTGATGAATATGGAAGCAGGGCGCACCGGATTAAGTGAAGCCGAAGCTGAAAGCATGGGACTCGATTATAAAACTGTTTTTATTACTGATAAAAATCAAACAGATTATTATCCAGGCCAAGAGGATTTATCTATTAAACTCATTTATGATGCCAATACTAAGATATTATTAGGTGGGCAAGTAGTGGGAAGGAAAGATGCAGTGCAGCGTACCAATGTATTAGCTGTGGCTATTTATGCAAGGCTTACCACCAAGCAATTAGGGATGCTAGACTTATGCTATGCGCCACCATTTGCACGTACTTGGGATGCCATTAACATTGCAGGTAATGTAGCTAAATAA
- a CDS encoding leucyl aminopeptidase: MVNIKDVTLDEVQALIVPISENDIQEKTLEALKSSKAFSGKEGDVFVLPIVKETVKYMIYVGIGNKEALTAEGLREAIAEGVKKAKAAKVTEVGIKLVVTDNICVGGNVKAITEAALLASYSFDEYKTKTEEEAPMKFYLVGVPAAKVERANEVLAASLKVAEGVIIARDLVNEPSNVLYPETLAEKAVEVGKAAGCEVEVFDEKQIEALGMKAFLAVGASSERKPKLIVMRYMGDADSKEVLGLVGKGLTYDTGGYSLKPTDSMKTMQSDMGGAAAVIGAMSAIAGNKVKTNVIAVVAACENVISGGSYKPGDIIGSMAGKTIEILNTDAEGRLTLADAVTYAIEKEKVTRIIDLATLTGAALVALGTSTTAVVTNNQDFYEELQAAAKKSGEQFWQLPAHKEYAKMNKSTVADLKNTGGRFAGTITAGLFVGEFVQDLPWLHLDIAGTAWADSAEGYITKGGTGAPVRTLYRLVEEPCGCHHNH; encoded by the coding sequence ATGGTAAACATTAAAGATGTGACATTAGATGAGGTGCAAGCACTTATTGTACCTATAAGTGAGAATGATATTCAAGAGAAAACTCTAGAAGCACTTAAAAGCAGTAAAGCTTTTTCAGGTAAAGAAGGAGATGTATTTGTTCTTCCAATCGTTAAAGAAACTGTTAAGTATATGATTTATGTAGGAATTGGGAATAAAGAAGCATTAACAGCAGAGGGACTTCGTGAGGCTATAGCAGAAGGTGTAAAAAAAGCAAAGGCTGCAAAAGTAACAGAGGTAGGCATTAAGCTAGTAGTAACAGACAACATTTGTGTAGGTGGTAATGTCAAAGCCATTACAGAAGCAGCACTTCTTGCAAGCTATAGCTTTGATGAGTACAAAACTAAGACAGAAGAAGAAGCACCAATGAAATTCTATTTAGTAGGTGTACCAGCTGCTAAAGTAGAACGTGCTAATGAAGTTTTAGCAGCTAGCTTAAAAGTTGCAGAAGGTGTAATCATTGCGAGAGACTTAGTGAATGAGCCTTCTAATGTACTTTATCCTGAAACTTTAGCAGAGAAAGCAGTAGAAGTTGGTAAAGCTGCAGGGTGTGAAGTGGAAGTTTTTGATGAAAAGCAAATCGAAGCACTTGGTATGAAAGCCTTTTTAGCAGTAGGTGCTAGTTCAGAGCGTAAGCCAAAACTGATTGTCATGAGATACATGGGTGATGCTGATAGCAAAGAAGTTTTAGGGCTTGTAGGAAAAGGTTTAACTTATGATACAGGTGGTTATTCATTAAAACCAACTGATTCTATGAAGACTATGCAAAGTGACATGGGCGGTGCAGCCGCTGTTATTGGGGCTATGAGCGCCATTGCAGGTAATAAAGTAAAAACGAATGTGATTGCTGTTGTAGCAGCTTGTGAAAATGTAATCTCAGGAGGAAGCTATAAACCAGGAGATATTATTGGTTCTATGGCAGGTAAAACCATTGAAATCCTTAACACAGATGCAGAAGGCCGTTTAACTTTAGCAGATGCAGTGACTTACGCTATTGAAAAAGAAAAGGTAACACGTATCATTGACTTAGCGACTTTAACAGGTGCAGCCTTAGTGGCTTTAGGAACAAGTACAACAGCTGTTGTAACTAATAACCAAGACTTTTACGAAGAACTTCAAGCAGCAGCTAAAAAATCTGGAGAGCAATTCTGGCAATTACCAGCGCATAAAGAATATGCGAAAATGAATAAAAGTACAGTAGCAGATCTTAAAAATACGGGTGGCAGATTTGCAGGAACGATTACAGCAGGATTATTTGTAGGTGAGTTTGTACAAGACTTACCATGGTTACATTTAGATATTGCAGGAACAGCTTGGGCAGATAGTGCAGAAGGCTATATCACAAAAGGTGGTACTGGTGCACCTGTAAGAACCTTGTATCGTTTAGTAGAAGAGCCTTGTGGTTGTCATCATAATCATTAA
- a CDS encoding cupin domain-containing protein, with amino-acid sequence MPHFNPTYQHTIQKNTSSQDYQIPYLNGHKKSRNMPNSTQVIKDYGPYPFVVNIEKVTKANDTFRTVLWTGDSLQLTLMSIPPGESIGLEIHNDVDQFLRIEDGTGLVMMGDQPNQLNFQQTVSASDAFVVPAGTWHNLLNIGSTPLKLYSIYAPPHHPFGTVHQTKADAEAAENPNK; translated from the coding sequence ATGCCTCATTTTAATCCAACGTATCAACATACTATTCAAAAAAACACTTCTTCACAAGATTATCAAATACCTTATTTAAATGGCCATAAAAAAAGTCGTAATATGCCTAACTCAACTCAAGTCATCAAAGATTATGGACCCTATCCTTTCGTGGTTAACATTGAAAAGGTTACAAAAGCCAATGATACTTTTCGTACAGTTCTATGGACCGGAGACTCTCTGCAGCTTACTTTAATGAGCATTCCTCCTGGAGAATCTATTGGTCTTGAAATCCATAATGATGTGGATCAATTTCTACGTATTGAAGATGGAACAGGGTTAGTCATGATGGGGGACCAGCCTAATCAACTTAATTTTCAGCAAACTGTATCAGCTAGTGATGCTTTTGTTGTACCTGCTGGTACTTGGCATAACCTCCTTAACATTGGTTCAACACCGCTTAAGCTTTACTCTATCTATGCACCTCCTCATCATCCTTTTGGTACTGTTCATCAAACTAAAGCTGATGCGGAAGCTGCTGAGAATCCTAATAAATAA
- a CDS encoding phage tail protein codes for MDPILSQIQLFPFTFAMEGWMKCEGQTLNIMQYQALFSLIGITYGGDGRTTFKVPDLRGAEPLPGMAYYIAITGLYPVRA; via the coding sequence ATGGATCCAATTTTAAGTCAAATTCAATTATTTCCATTTACCTTTGCCATGGAAGGATGGATGAAGTGCGAAGGTCAGACGCTTAATATTATGCAATATCAAGCTTTATTTTCTTTAATAGGTATTACCTATGGGGGAGATGGTAGGACTACATTTAAAGTGCCTGATTTAAGAGGGGCAGAACCACTACCGGGAATGGCTTATTATATTGCAATAACAGGGCTCTATCCCGTAAGAGCATAA